A region from the Nostoc sp. HK-01 genome encodes:
- the kaiB gene encoding circadian oscillation regulator KaiB — MNKARKTYVLKLYVAGNTPNSVRALKTLKNILDQEFQGVYALKVIDVMKNPQLAEEDKILATPTLSKILPPPVRKIIGDLSDRERVLIGLDLLYEELSEEDWEESHNL, encoded by the coding sequence ATGAATAAAGCCAGAAAAACTTATGTTCTCAAGCTTTACGTAGCGGGGAACACTCCTAACTCAGTTCGGGCATTAAAAACACTAAAAAACATATTAGACCAAGAGTTTCAAGGTGTTTATGCACTGAAAGTCATCGATGTCATGAAAAATCCCCAACTAGCTGAAGAAGATAAAATCTTAGCCACACCAACATTATCAAAAATTTTGCCCCCACCTGTGCGGAAAATTATTGGTGATCTGTCAGACAGAGAAAGAGTATTAATTGGATTAGATTTACTGTATGAAGAACTGAGTGA
- a CDS encoding KaiA family protein encodes MLLPILFFQPNVKKILDNLDELGIQIPLNPNNGYLLQSNFAQFSTSTLVAATTARLYYLLNWLPANLNQNFIDQYFYVFACQQQKPQQVFQQMTQVDQRVLLQQIKSDYRQILIDYFTTDKTLKEKIDKFINTVFCANIPVPQIIEIHMELIDEFSKQLKLEGRTNETLLDYRLTLIDVLAHLCEAYRCAISK; translated from the coding sequence TTTCCAACCAAATGTTAAAAAAATTTTAGATAATCTAGATGAGCTAGGCATCCAAATACCGTTGAACCCAAACAATGGTTACCTACTTCAGTCTAATTTTGCTCAATTTAGCACATCGACTTTAGTTGCCGCCACCACAGCTAGACTTTACTACTTACTAAATTGGTTGCCAGCGAATCTTAATCAAAATTTTATAGACCAATATTTTTACGTGTTTGCGTGCCAGCAGCAAAAACCACAACAGGTTTTTCAGCAAATGACTCAAGTGGATCAGCGGGTATTGTTACAACAAATTAAATCTGATTATCGCCAGATTCTTATAGATTACTTTACTACAGACAAAACCTTGAAAGAAAAAATTGATAAATTTATCAACACAGTATTTTGTGCTAATATTCCTGTGCCTCAAATTATAGAAATTCACATGGAACTCATTGATGAATTTTCTAAACAGCTAAAATTAGAAGGAAGGACTAATGAGACATTACTTGATTACCGTTTGACTCTCATAGATGTCCTAGCACACCTATGTGAAGCCTATAGATGTGCAATTTCTAAATAA